In Dermacentor variabilis isolate Ectoservices chromosome 11, ASM5094787v1, whole genome shotgun sequence, one genomic interval encodes:
- the LOC142563068 gene encoding uncharacterized protein LOC142563068 isoform X1, with translation MVFLAPIAIFLGVLAVFLTGVATSAWHASPAFTTIYSPTTATVSPKQNCYTLWYEWGSGWRYKFYPEGTPCWLTWMRNSVGYCSRGRCNANYQPTLRHCVEQYEGEGYPTNCNVTTCNGTPCVHVSNKPRSVIAGLCLNSVCVPSYDLGKLLQFSHSLYERNIQYQFGSCIHNNKYLEIQEIFTRRQV, from the exons ATGGTGTTCCTTGCTCCTATTGCCATTTTTCTGGGTGTTCTTGCTG TTTTTCTTACAGGTGTTGCTACTTCAGCTTGGCATGCCAGCCCTGCTTTTACCACTATTTACAGCCCGACTACTGCAACa GTTTCACCAAAACAAAATTGCTATACTCTCTGGTATGAGTGGGGAAGTGGTTGGCGATACAAATTTTATCCAGAAGGAACACCATGCTGG TTGACATGGATGCGAAACAGTGTTGGATATTGTAGCCGAGGAAGGTGCAATGCCAACTACC AACCTACTCTACGCCACTGCGTCGAGCAGTATGAGGGT GAAGGATACCCCACCAACTGCAATGTGACCACGTGTAATGGGACGCCGTGTGTT CACGTATCCAATAAACCACGCAGCGTTATCGCCGGTCTCTGCCTGAATAGCGTGTGTGTCCCTTCCTATGATTTGGGTAAGTTgttgcaattttctcattcatTATATGAAAGAAATATTCAATACCAATTTGGCAGCTGTATTCATAATAATAAATATCTTGAAATCCAAGAAATCTTTACCCGCAGACAAGTTTGA
- the LOC142563068 gene encoding uncharacterized protein LOC142563068 isoform X3: MVFLAPIAIFLGVLAGVATSAWHASPAFTTIYSPTTATLTWMRNSVGYCSRGRCNANYQPTLRHCVEQYEGEGYPTNCNVTTCNGTPCVHVSNKPRSVIAGLCLNSVCVPSYDLGKLLQFSHSLYERNIQYQFGSCIHNNKYLEIQEIFTRRQV; encoded by the exons ATGGTGTTCCTTGCTCCTATTGCCATTTTTCTGGGTGTTCTTGCTG GTGTTGCTACTTCAGCTTGGCATGCCAGCCCTGCTTTTACCACTATTTACAGCCCGACTACTGCAACa TTGACATGGATGCGAAACAGTGTTGGATATTGTAGCCGAGGAAGGTGCAATGCCAACTACC AACCTACTCTACGCCACTGCGTCGAGCAGTATGAGGGT GAAGGATACCCCACCAACTGCAATGTGACCACGTGTAATGGGACGCCGTGTGTT CACGTATCCAATAAACCACGCAGCGTTATCGCCGGTCTCTGCCTGAATAGCGTGTGTGTCCCTTCCTATGATTTGGGTAAGTTgttgcaattttctcattcatTATATGAAAGAAATATTCAATACCAATTTGGCAGCTGTATTCATAATAATAAATATCTTGAAATCCAAGAAATCTTTACCCGCAGACAAGTTTGA
- the LOC142563068 gene encoding uncharacterized protein LOC142563068 isoform X2 yields the protein MVFLAPIAIFLGVLAGVATSAWHASPAFTTIYSPTTATVSPKQNCYTLWYEWGSGWRYKFYPEGTPCWLTWMRNSVGYCSRGRCNANYQPTLRHCVEQYEGEGYPTNCNVTTCNGTPCVHVSNKPRSVIAGLCLNSVCVPSYDLGKLLQFSHSLYERNIQYQFGSCIHNNKYLEIQEIFTRRQV from the exons ATGGTGTTCCTTGCTCCTATTGCCATTTTTCTGGGTGTTCTTGCTG GTGTTGCTACTTCAGCTTGGCATGCCAGCCCTGCTTTTACCACTATTTACAGCCCGACTACTGCAACa GTTTCACCAAAACAAAATTGCTATACTCTCTGGTATGAGTGGGGAAGTGGTTGGCGATACAAATTTTATCCAGAAGGAACACCATGCTGG TTGACATGGATGCGAAACAGTGTTGGATATTGTAGCCGAGGAAGGTGCAATGCCAACTACC AACCTACTCTACGCCACTGCGTCGAGCAGTATGAGGGT GAAGGATACCCCACCAACTGCAATGTGACCACGTGTAATGGGACGCCGTGTGTT CACGTATCCAATAAACCACGCAGCGTTATCGCCGGTCTCTGCCTGAATAGCGTGTGTGTCCCTTCCTATGATTTGGGTAAGTTgttgcaattttctcattcatTATATGAAAGAAATATTCAATACCAATTTGGCAGCTGTATTCATAATAATAAATATCTTGAAATCCAAGAAATCTTTACCCGCAGACAAGTTTGA